A region of Anguilla rostrata isolate EN2019 chromosome 10, ASM1855537v3, whole genome shotgun sequence DNA encodes the following proteins:
- the hsd17b4 gene encoding peroxisomal multifunctional enzyme type 2 yields the protein MSELLRFDGKVVLVTGAGGGLGREYALAFGERGASVVVNDLGGDIKGDGKSSSAADKVVEEIKAKGGKAVANYDSVENGDKLVQTALDAFGRIDIVINNAGILRDRTFGRTSDLDWDLIHRVHLRGSFLVTRAAWNHMKNQKYGRIIMTSSAAGVYGNFGQGNYSAAKMGLVGLSNTLAIEGRKYNIHCNAIAPTAGSRLTQTVMPPDLLESLKAEYVAPLVLWLCHEQCQETGSLFETGAGWIGKLRWERTQGHIVRRRDEAMTPEAVREGWEQICDFTDATKPTTIGESISTLVEVLSRVDTSEGVTPNPTSTVAAAPSGGINPLEAVGQKLPDMAFSYSHTECILYALGVGMTTREEDHLRFLYEGHADFACLPTFGVIPAQASMMGGGLGSVPGLDFDFTRVLHGEQYLELYRPLPTSGKLTSKATVADVLDKGSGAVILLDVHTYDGEELLCFNQFSVFIVGAGGFGGKRTSDKAKSAVAPPDRAPDAVLTDQTTRDQAALYRLSGDWNPLHIDPSFAAMGGFQSPILHGLCSFGFAGRHVLQQYANNDVSRFKAIKVRFVKPVFPGQSLQTEMWKEGNRIHIQCKVKETGAVVLAGAYVDLHGSDDTATPEKVPEAGALQSDLVFEEIGRRIKTLGAEMVRKVNAVFGWEITKAGSVAAQWTIDLKSGEGSLHKGPFGGKADVTLTLSDEDFMDVVLGKLNPQKAFFGGKLKMRGNIMLSQKLEMILKDHAKL from the exons GCTTGGGAGAGAGTATGCTTTGGCCTTTGGTGAGCGCGGGGCCTCCGTTGTAG TGAACGACCTTGGAGGAGACATTAAAGGAGACGGGAAGAGTTCCTCTGCAGCAGATAAAGTGGTGGAAGAGATCAAGGCCAAGGGGGGGAAGGCAGTAGCTAACTATG ATTCTGTGGAAAATGGAGACAAGCTGGTCCAGACAGCCCTGGATGCTTTTGGACGAATAG aTATTGTAATAAATAATGCTGG GATTCTACGAGATCGCACCTTTGGCCGGACCAGTGACTTAGATTGGG ACCTAATCCACAGAGTACATCTGAGGGGCTCCTTCCTGGTCACCCGTGCTGCCTGGAACCACATGAAGAACCAGAAGTATGGCAG GATCATCATGACGTCGTCGGCCGCCGGCGTCTACGGGAACTTCGGCCAGGGGAACTACAGCGCGGCCAAAATGGGCCTGGTGGGGCTGTCCAACACGCTGGCCATCGAGGGCCGCAAGTACAACATCCACTGCAACGCCATCGCCCCCACCGCCGGGTCCCGCCTCACGCAGACCGTCATGCCCCCAG ATCTGCTGGAGTCTTTGAAAGCAGAATACGTGGCTCCGTTGGTTCTGTGGTTGTGCCACGAGCAGTGCCAGGAGACGGGCAGTCTGTTTGAG ACAGGAGCTGGCTGGATCGGGAAGT TGCGCTGGGAGCGGACTCAGGGCCACATCGTGCGGCGCAGGGACGAGGCCATGACCCCCGAGGCCGTGCGGGAGGGCTGGGAGCAGATCTGCGACTTCACCGACGCCACCAAGCCGACCACCATCGGAG AGTCAATTAGCACCCTGGTGGAGGTGCTGTCGCGGGTGGACACCAGCGAGGGAGTAACGCCAAATCCCACCAGCACTGTGGCCGCCGCCCCGTCCGGCGGGATCAATCCT CTGGAGGCGGTGGGGCAGAAGCTTCCGGACATGGCCTTCAGCTACTCGCACACGGAGTGCATCCTGTACGCGCTGGGCGTGGGCATGACCACGCGCGAGGAGGACCACCTCCGCTTCCTGTACGAGGGCCACGCGGACTTCGCCTGCCTGCCCACCTTCGGCGTCATCCCCGCCCAGGCCTCCATGATGGGCGGGGGCCTGGGCTCCGTCCCCGGGCTCGACTTCGACTTCACCCGG gtcCTGCATGGCGAGCAGTACCTGGAGCTGTACAGACCTCTGCCCACGTCAG GGAAGCTGACCTCCAAGGCAACGGTCGCAGATGTGCTGGACAAAGGGTCGGGAGCCGTCATCCTCCTGGACG TTCACACGTACGACGGCGAGGAGTTGCTCTGCTTCAACCAGTTCTCCGTGTTCATCGTGGGCGCCGGGGGCTTTGGAGGAAAGAGAACCTCTGACAAAGCTAag agtgCGGTGGCGCCCCCAGACAGAGCTCCAGATGCCGTCCTGACAGACCAAACCACCAGGGATCAG GCGGCCCTGTACAGACTGAGCGGAGACTGGAACCCCCTGCACATAGACCCCAGCTTCGCTGCCATGGGAG GGTTCCAGTCCCCCATCCTGCACGGGCTGTGCTCGTTTGGGTTCGCCGGGCGCCACGTTCTGCAGCAGTACGCCAACAACGACGTCTCCAGGTTCAAGGCCATCAAG gTGCGCTTTGTGAAGCCGGTGTTCCCAGGCCAGTCTCTGCAGACCGAGATGTGGAAAGAAGGAAACAGAATCCACATTCAGTGCAag GTGAAGGAGACTGGAGCCGTGGTGTTGGCCGGAGCATACGTGGATCTGCACGGGTCCGACGACACCGCTACGCCCGAGAAGGTTCCCGAG GCGGGGGCGCTGCAGAGCGACCTGGTGTTCGAGGAGATCGGCCGGCGCATTAAGACCCTGGGGGCGGAGATGGTGAGGAAGGTCAACGCCGTCTTCGGCTGGGAGATCACCAAGGCGGGAAGCGTCGCCGCGCAGTGGA CCATCGATCTGAAGAGTGGGGAGGGCTCCCTGCACAAGGGCCCGTTCGGCGGGAAAGCGGACGTGACGCTGACCCTCTCAGACGAGGACTTCATGGACGTGGTGCTGGGGAAGCTCAACCCGCAGAAG GCATTTTTTGGTGGTAAGCTGAAGATGAGGGGCAATATCATGTTGAGCCAGAAGCTGGAGATGATCCTCAAGGACCACGCCAAGCTGTGA